A genomic region of Acidobacteriota bacterium contains the following coding sequences:
- a CDS encoding glycosyltransferase family 2 protein yields the protein MNIPQISEQSVQISVVIPTRDRLSALKTCLVALCQQEFPVQSYEIIVCDDGSVEDVGGLVSEFSQAGGNWVYLKQPAKGPGAARNLGIRQARGKIVAMTDSDTVPDPKWLTKIWEALLNHPEAIAVEGRVYAQNEGEFGPLGEGPTNKVGGVYLTCNCAYRRHVLLKAGGFDETFPYAAYEDTELAARVQQFGSIVWQPEAVVIHPERPLTMQGVLKKLRHWEYVLIMGFRYGYLAWRQYPVNHPRLRVALLASLVLPTAKFRKALSWFRVRPIASCVLAFYGLVEAVGAIIWVTPKALFANYASRVIRNNYLGDLNG from the coding sequence ATGAATATCCCGCAAATTTCAGAACAATCAGTTCAGATTTCTGTCGTGATCCCTACGCGTGACCGCCTGAGCGCATTGAAAACATGTTTGGTTGCGCTTTGTCAGCAAGAGTTTCCAGTACAAAGCTATGAAATCATCGTTTGCGATGATGGTTCTGTGGAGGATGTAGGAGGCTTGGTAAGCGAGTTTAGTCAAGCCGGTGGCAATTGGGTGTACCTTAAGCAACCCGCAAAAGGGCCGGGCGCTGCACGCAATCTTGGAATCCGGCAGGCGCGCGGAAAAATTGTTGCCATGACCGATAGCGATACGGTGCCAGACCCTAAGTGGCTGACCAAAATCTGGGAAGCATTACTTAATCACCCAGAGGCCATTGCCGTAGAAGGCCGGGTATATGCCCAAAACGAAGGTGAGTTTGGCCCCTTGGGTGAGGGGCCGACAAATAAAGTTGGCGGTGTATACTTAACCTGCAATTGTGCTTATCGCCGTCATGTGTTGTTAAAGGCTGGCGGGTTTGATGAAACCTTTCCATATGCTGCTTATGAAGATACGGAATTGGCGGCACGGGTACAACAATTCGGGTCAATTGTCTGGCAACCAGAGGCTGTTGTGATTCACCCCGAACGGCCTTTGACTATGCAAGGGGTGCTAAAAAAATTACGTCATTGGGAATATGTTCTGATCATGGGATTTCGATATGGGTATTTGGCGTGGCGTCAATACCCAGTTAATCATCCACGGTTACGAGTTGCGCTCTTGGCTAGTCTGGTATTGCCTACGGCTAAATTCAGAAAAGCTTTGTCATGGTTCCGCGTGAGACCAATTGCTTCGTGTGTGTTAGCGTTCTATGGATTGGTGGAAGCTGTTGGTGCGATAATTTGGGTGACTCCTAAAGCACTCTTTGCGAATTATGCTAGCCGAGTTATTCGTAATAATTATTTGGGTGACTTGAATGGGTGA
- a CDS encoding glycosyltransferase family 2 protein, whose protein sequence is MNVPLVYVIVLNYNGAGWLNTCLASLRDTTYGNFRVILVDNGSQDDSVHMVRAAFSQVEIIENEVNLGFSEGNNVGIKRALNAGADYVVLLNPDTKVTANWLAEIVEIGENEPLVGILGPLQYDYASNEFNTWTKSAVPPHLIESEQANACPAWLAMDWVEGSCFAVKREIFLRLGYLDPIYFSFYEEIDFCRRAACAGYQIALVPKCRIHHHRGGTWNIQKNRQRDYLCDRGQFIYSMTDPRRTIWGNLKWWLITLGTKMKELLWPPNIDRLVTLVQIQVFLVANGLNVYNKWKRDQVLIA, encoded by the coding sequence ATGAATGTACCTTTAGTGTATGTGATTGTGCTGAATTATAATGGGGCAGGCTGGTTAAACACCTGCCTTGCTTCATTACGCGATACAACTTATGGCAATTTTCGGGTGATTTTAGTAGACAATGGATCTCAGGATGACAGTGTGCACATGGTACGGGCAGCTTTCTCGCAAGTCGAAATTATTGAAAATGAAGTTAATCTAGGATTCTCGGAAGGCAATAATGTCGGGATTAAGCGTGCCTTAAACGCCGGGGCCGACTATGTTGTTTTGTTAAACCCGGACACGAAAGTTACTGCAAATTGGCTAGCTGAAATTGTCGAAATTGGTGAGAATGAACCCTTGGTGGGGATTTTAGGCCCGCTCCAATATGACTATGCGAGTAACGAGTTTAATACTTGGACAAAGAGCGCTGTTCCACCGCATTTAATTGAATCTGAACAAGCAAATGCGTGCCCTGCTTGGTTGGCGATGGATTGGGTAGAAGGATCATGTTTTGCGGTGAAACGCGAAATTTTCCTGCGGCTAGGTTATCTTGACCCCATTTATTTCTCCTTTTACGAAGAGATTGATTTCTGCCGCCGTGCTGCTTGCGCCGGTTATCAAATCGCTTTGGTACCTAAGTGCCGTATCCATCATCACCGAGGTGGAACTTGGAACATACAGAAGAATCGGCAGCGAGATTATTTGTGTGATCGGGGCCAATTCATCTACAGCATGACTGATCCGCGCCGTACTATCTGGGGAAATCTGAAGTGGTGGCTAATTACTCTTGGTACAAAAATGAAAGAGTTACTCTGGCCGCCTAATATTGACCGACTTGTTACTTTGGTTCAGATACAAGTATTTCTGGTTGCCAACGGCCTAAATGTTTATAACAAATGGAAGCGTGATCAGGTATTGATCGCATGA
- a CDS encoding glycosyltransferase family 4 protein — MRITFVLPLYLNYPAGGFKVVYEYANCLQARGHHVTLVHPRNIEPAVGAIEQMKSHLWPLRMHWRDGTLVPWFRLQPGVRVLLVTDLREKNIPAGDAIVATGYSTAFWVARYALQKGRKYYLIQHYETWDGNEVEVNHTWKLPLHKIVIAKWLWEIAKGFGEKERTTYIPNGLDFSHFRVLTPPASRPLRVGMLAHPFAWKGTLDGITALTEVHKHLPRLQATLFGTHPRPVEVPSWIKYKQKPTPAELLELYNSCAVFLHPSWAEGWPLPPAESMACGCALVAAANPGVLDYAENGMTALMAEVKNPLALASQLLAVLKNPRLRQRLAEAGRITIAGYTWERAANAFERLLLTQAITDIE, encoded by the coding sequence ATGCGGATTACCTTCGTCTTGCCGCTTTACTTGAACTATCCGGCAGGTGGATTCAAAGTTGTTTATGAATATGCGAATTGCTTACAGGCGCGCGGTCATCACGTAACGCTTGTGCATCCGCGCAACATCGAACCTGCTGTTGGAGCCATCGAGCAAATGAAAAGTCATCTATGGCCTCTGCGCATGCACTGGCGCGACGGCACACTCGTTCCCTGGTTTCGCTTACAACCTGGTGTTCGGGTTTTACTGGTGACTGACCTCAGAGAAAAAAATATCCCTGCTGGTGATGCGATTGTGGCAACAGGTTATAGCACGGCGTTTTGGGTCGCCCGCTACGCCCTACAGAAAGGGCGGAAATACTATTTGATTCAACATTATGAGACTTGGGACGGCAACGAAGTCGAAGTGAACCACACCTGGAAGTTACCCTTGCATAAAATTGTCATTGCGAAATGGCTCTGGGAAATCGCCAAAGGCTTTGGTGAAAAAGAGCGTACTACCTATATTCCTAATGGCCTGGATTTTTCGCATTTTCGTGTTCTGACCCCGCCCGCCAGCCGCCCTTTACGCGTAGGGATGCTCGCGCACCCATTCGCATGGAAGGGAACTTTAGATGGTATTACTGCCTTAACTGAAGTGCACAAACATCTACCCAGGTTACAAGCCACTTTATTTGGAACGCATCCACGTCCCGTCGAGGTGCCAAGCTGGATTAAGTACAAGCAGAAACCAACGCCGGCAGAATTGCTTGAGCTTTATAATTCCTGTGCGGTTTTTTTGCATCCGAGTTGGGCCGAAGGCTGGCCGTTGCCGCCAGCAGAATCCATGGCGTGCGGTTGCGCATTAGTGGCGGCGGCCAATCCCGGCGTTTTGGATTATGCTGAAAATGGCATGACCGCATTAATGGCTGAAGTGAAGAACCCTTTAGCCTTAGCCAGCCAATTGCTGGCCGTTCTAAAAAATCCACGACTTCGCCAGCGATTAGCGGAAGCAGGCCGCATCACAATAGCGGGGTATACCTGGGAACGGGCGGCAAACGCATTTGAAAGGCTATTACTAACACAAGCTATAACTGACATCGAATAG
- a CDS encoding glycosyltransferase: protein MPKVSVVIPVYNTAYYLPEAIESVLQQTYRDFEILVVDDGSTDNSHQVALSHTPRVKLIAQSNGGPASARNAGMRQAGGEYIAFLDSDDAWVEDKLAEQVELLDNNPAIGLVYGKAIMYQQIGRARQYGNTIGHTQSPTLEALLFGNFIPAQTVLFRRKCVEEIGYMKESAALPVAEDFEFWLRFAKNYPLAGINRTLAYYRIHENNLLGGGHDIEKGLKYALAALLEFERQYPDVWAECEVKRDLLFARMHIRAGFAWKQRGAWLRCFGQYKAALNESWHPRVWRWMVAAAMLPRWS from the coding sequence ATGCCTAAAGTGTCAGTTGTTATTCCAGTTTATAACACCGCGTACTATTTGCCCGAAGCAATTGAAAGCGTGCTACAGCAGACCTATCGGGATTTCGAAATTTTGGTCGTTGATGATGGCTCGACGGATAACTCGCATCAAGTGGCATTAAGCCATACGCCGCGCGTCAAGCTGATCGCACAGAGCAACGGTGGCCCTGCTTCAGCGCGGAATGCTGGCATGCGACAAGCCGGCGGTGAATACATTGCCTTTCTGGATAGTGATGACGCCTGGGTCGAAGATAAGCTGGCAGAGCAAGTTGAATTGTTAGACAATAATCCAGCCATCGGACTGGTTTATGGAAAAGCGATAATGTATCAACAGATAGGCCGCGCCCGCCAATATGGAAATACAATTGGACACACACAGTCGCCAACGTTAGAAGCTTTGTTATTCGGCAATTTTATCCCAGCTCAGACCGTGTTATTCCGGCGGAAATGTGTGGAAGAAATAGGCTACATGAAAGAAAGCGCCGCATTGCCGGTGGCGGAAGATTTTGAGTTCTGGCTACGATTTGCCAAAAACTACCCGTTGGCTGGAATCAATCGGACATTGGCCTACTACCGCATTCACGAAAATAACTTACTGGGTGGCGGACACGATATTGAAAAGGGTTTGAAGTATGCGCTGGCGGCGCTGTTAGAGTTTGAGCGGCAATACCCCGATGTTTGGGCTGAATGTGAAGTGAAGCGGGATTTACTCTTCGCTCGTATGCATATCCGGGCAGGGTTTGCCTGGAAACAACGTGGAGCCTGGCTGCGCTGTTTCGGCCAATACAAAGCGGCCTTAAATGAAAGCTGGCACCCGCGTGTTTGGCGTTGGATGGTAGCTGCGGCTATGTTGCCACGCTGGTCATAA
- a CDS encoding glycosyltransferase, protein MVDGGGEPRVLTVILSQLELPAPPPDKQGWPWHITSSVSDREKNGLPKISVVTPSYNQGAFLEQTIRSVLLQSYPNLEYIVIDGGSQDCSVEVIRKYEPWLTFWVSETDRGQSHAINKGFARSTGEIMCWLNSDDYFAPNTLWTVSKLLGASTGHTAVAGHAVVVFCDGRSPAIVKGWYENRLRLLKFWKGYQMHQASIFWRREVFEKTGLLREDLHLIMDFDYWARIAEHFSFTNVDQVLSYCTWHPAAKTSDNCVKAQQNMWDHRFSYWGQIWKPDFWEMQASAIKYRTIRPILEKLRLK, encoded by the coding sequence ATGGTTGATGGCGGCGGAGAGCCGAGAGTCTTGACAGTGATTTTGTCGCAACTTGAATTACCAGCGCCGCCACCGGACAAACAAGGCTGGCCCTGGCATATTACTTCATCGGTTTCTGATCGAGAAAAAAATGGGCTGCCGAAAATTAGTGTAGTTACTCCATCTTATAATCAAGGTGCATTTCTAGAACAAACAATCCGCTCGGTGTTACTGCAAAGTTACCCGAACCTCGAATACATCGTCATTGATGGCGGCAGTCAGGACTGTAGCGTCGAGGTTATACGCAAATACGAACCCTGGCTTACTTTTTGGGTGAGCGAAACGGATCGTGGGCAAAGCCACGCCATTAATAAAGGTTTTGCTCGCAGTACTGGCGAGATTATGTGTTGGCTGAATAGCGATGATTATTTTGCCCCGAATACGCTCTGGACAGTGTCAAAATTACTGGGAGCCTCGACAGGCCATACGGCTGTGGCCGGGCACGCCGTGGTTGTGTTTTGTGATGGCAGATCGCCGGCAATAGTAAAGGGCTGGTATGAAAACCGCCTGAGATTATTGAAGTTTTGGAAAGGCTATCAAATGCATCAAGCGTCTATTTTTTGGCGGCGTGAGGTGTTTGAGAAGACCGGCCTTTTACGCGAGGACTTACATCTGATTATGGATTTTGATTACTGGGCGCGCATCGCCGAGCACTTTTCATTTACCAATGTAGATCAGGTTTTGTCTTACTGTACCTGGCATCCAGCCGCCAAAACCAGCGATAATTGTGTAAAAGCGCAGCAAAACATGTGGGATCACCGGTTTTCTTACTGGGGCCAGATCTGGAAGCCAGACTTCTGGGAAATGCAGGCTTCGGCCATTAAGTATCGGACGATCCGCCCCATTTTAGAGAAACTGAGACTGAAATAG
- a CDS encoding ABC transporter ATP-binding protein has protein sequence MPSFALKAAGLSKRYRLGARETLNRTLGETLMAAARRFNPLANGRNGGHTPAGTEFWALKDVSFSIQPGEIVGIIGRNGAGKSTLLKILARITEPTHGHAEVFGRLGSLLEVGTGFHPDLTGRENIYLNGSILGMTRRDIERKFDEIVAFAELERFLDTPVKHYSSGMYVRLAFAVAAHLEPEILLVDEVLAVGDAAFQKKCLGKMSAVARDGRTVLFVSHNTAALLAFCQRGILLEHGQIMADAQIETVIQRYLSNLRVTTPWDLSNHQERQGQGRVRFTAVFFEDEDGNPVEQGMSGQPLVVKLKYQCEHLGQTQSLPNCRAAVTFFDLLGQPLFNCSSELVIQNPVTLAPRGELRCVIPRLPLSRGQYLLTLFLQVNHEIEDWIENAIELEVIDGDFYGTGRLYPPGWHGKGVLVPHQWLMAAESRES, from the coding sequence ATGCCATCTTTTGCACTCAAAGCCGCAGGTTTGTCGAAACGCTACCGGCTGGGCGCGCGCGAAACACTCAACCGCACGCTCGGCGAAACGCTGATGGCCGCCGCGCGCCGGTTCAACCCGCTGGCGAATGGCCGCAATGGCGGGCACACGCCAGCCGGAACAGAATTCTGGGCGCTTAAAGATGTCAGTTTCAGCATTCAACCCGGCGAGATTGTCGGCATCATCGGGCGCAACGGTGCCGGCAAAAGCACGTTGCTGAAAATACTTGCCCGCATCACCGAACCCACCCACGGACACGCCGAAGTCTTTGGCCGGCTGGGCAGTTTGTTGGAAGTCGGTACGGGCTTTCACCCTGATCTGACCGGACGCGAAAATATTTATCTCAATGGCTCAATCCTGGGCATGACGCGCCGCGACATCGAGCGCAAATTCGATGAAATCGTCGCGTTTGCCGAACTGGAGCGCTTTCTCGATACACCCGTCAAACATTACAGCAGCGGCATGTATGTGCGCCTCGCTTTTGCCGTGGCGGCGCATCTGGAGCCGGAAATCTTGTTAGTGGATGAAGTCTTAGCCGTCGGTGATGCGGCCTTTCAAAAAAAATGCCTTGGCAAAATGTCCGCTGTCGCGCGGGATGGCCGCACGGTGTTATTTGTCAGTCATAACACCGCCGCGCTGTTGGCTTTCTGTCAGCGCGGCATCTTGCTTGAGCATGGGCAGATTATGGCCGACGCTCAGATCGAAACAGTAATTCAACGCTACTTGAGTAACTTGCGAGTAACTACACCTTGGGATTTATCAAACCACCAGGAACGGCAAGGCCAGGGCCGGGTGCGCTTTACCGCAGTGTTTTTTGAGGATGAAGATGGCAATCCGGTTGAGCAAGGTATGTCGGGTCAACCGCTGGTGGTTAAGTTGAAATATCAATGCGAACATCTGGGCCAAACGCAATCGTTACCGAATTGCCGTGCCGCTGTGACGTTTTTCGACCTACTGGGCCAACCGCTCTTCAATTGTTCCAGCGAACTGGTCATTCAAAACCCGGTCACGCTCGCGCCCCGGGGAGAATTGCGTTGTGTGATCCCACGGTTACCGCTTAGCCGAGGTCAGTATTTGTTGACCTTGTTTTTACAGGTCAACCACGAAATTGAGGACTGGATCGAAAATGCCATTGAACTAGAAGTAATTGACGGCGATTTTTATGGCACCGGCAGGCTTTACCCTCCCGGCTGGCATGGCAAGGGTGTTTTAGTACCACATCAATGGTTGATGGCGGCGGAGAGCCGAGAGTCTTGA
- the asnB gene encoding asparagine synthase (glutamine-hydrolyzing), with protein sequence MCGICGIIAPLPKHEILPPLTRATRALTHRGPDDEGLDFLTPDSAPLTAAFGHRRLSILDLSSAGHQPMHEAATGNWITYNGEVFNFQEVRRTLEARGLHFQSNSDTEVLLKSYGLLGQAAIESWRGMFALGFWEAAAQRLVLVRDRLGIKPLYYYYDGQNFLFASEVRALLATGLVPRKLSRVAVESYLAYGSVQQPLTIIENVYAVLPGHLLTFANGQLRTEPYWRLSAPALLAAPQDKAAVTEEIAALLLEAVRLRLVSDVPVGVFLSGGIDSSALVSLLRRATASEVKTFSVFFKELDFNERVYAERVAQAYETDHHSVFLSEREVLTKLPRALNALDQPAVDGLNSFIVSEAAVGAGLKVALSGLGGDEVFAGYDFFRTVEQSERRRTQVQMVPTGLRRAASTAIGALGTLSHNHRANKLSLLLRSEHLHEHSVQLHRRLFTREQQQRLLAANGYASETYQRDWTLLADWTSHQRAGCATADAVNQASIMEMCGYLSNTLLRDTDTMSMAHSLEVRVPLIDHKLVERMLALPGALKMRPHEPKKLLVDAVGNLPPEIVNRPKRGFELPFKHWLLGELREQVEQSFTAPGFDSLFQPQGVQALWQDFLQGRVTWSRVWSVFVLGEWLRRNL encoded by the coding sequence ATGTGCGGAATCTGCGGCATCATCGCGCCGCTGCCAAAACACGAAATCCTGCCCCCGCTCACCCGCGCCACGCGCGCCCTGACGCACCGCGGCCCTGATGACGAAGGGCTGGATTTCCTCACGCCCGACTCTGCGCCGCTCACCGCCGCCTTCGGACATCGCCGCCTGAGCATCCTGGATCTTTCCTCTGCCGGGCATCAGCCCATGCACGAAGCCGCCACCGGGAATTGGATTACCTACAACGGCGAAGTCTTCAACTTTCAGGAAGTGCGGCGAACACTTGAAGCGCGTGGTCTCCACTTCCAATCCAACAGTGACACCGAAGTCTTGCTGAAAAGCTATGGGCTGTTAGGCCAGGCTGCCATTGAGAGTTGGCGCGGCATGTTCGCGCTCGGCTTTTGGGAAGCCGCCGCGCAACGATTGGTGCTGGTGCGCGACCGGCTCGGCATCAAACCGCTCTATTACTATTACGACGGCCAAAACTTTCTCTTCGCCTCGGAAGTGCGCGCCTTGCTGGCGACGGGGCTGGTGCCGCGCAAACTGTCGCGCGTGGCGGTCGAGAGTTACTTGGCCTATGGTTCAGTCCAGCAGCCGCTGACAATCATCGAGAACGTTTACGCGGTGCTGCCGGGGCATCTATTGACCTTCGCCAACGGCCAGCTTCGCACCGAACCCTATTGGCGATTAAGTGCTCCCGCGCTGCTCGCCGCCCCTCAGGATAAAGCTGCCGTTACCGAAGAGATTGCCGCCTTGTTGCTCGAAGCCGTGCGGTTGCGCTTGGTTTCTGATGTGCCCGTCGGCGTGTTTTTGAGTGGCGGCATTGATTCCAGCGCGCTCGTGTCGTTGCTGCGGCGGGCGACGGCCAGCGAGGTCAAAACCTTTTCGGTCTTTTTCAAAGAACTCGATTTCAATGAGCGCGTCTATGCTGAACGGGTCGCACAAGCTTACGAGACCGATCATCATTCGGTCTTTCTTTCGGAGCGCGAAGTCCTGACCAAGCTGCCGCGCGCATTGAATGCGTTGGATCAACCGGCGGTGGATGGCCTCAACTCCTTCATCGTTTCTGAAGCGGCTGTCGGGGCCGGGCTGAAAGTGGCGCTCTCAGGGTTGGGCGGCGACGAGGTCTTCGCGGGCTACGATTTCTTTCGCACCGTGGAGCAAAGCGAACGCCGCCGCACCCAGGTGCAGATGGTGCCGACAGGTTTGCGCCGCGCCGCTTCGACGGCGATTGGCGCGCTCGGTACGCTTTCCCATAACCATCGCGCCAACAAACTCAGCCTGTTATTGCGCAGCGAACATCTGCATGAACATTCGGTGCAATTGCATCGCCGGCTTTTCACGCGGGAACAACAACAACGCTTGCTGGCCGCCAACGGTTACGCCAGCGAGACCTATCAACGTGACTGGACGCTGTTGGCGGATTGGACATCGCACCAGCGCGCCGGTTGCGCGACGGCGGATGCCGTCAACCAGGCTTCGATCATGGAAATGTGCGGCTATCTCAGTAATACCCTGTTGCGCGATACCGATACGATGAGCATGGCGCATAGCCTGGAAGTACGCGTTCCTTTGATTGATCACAAGCTGGTCGAACGGATGCTGGCGCTGCCCGGCGCCTTGAAAATGCGCCCGCACGAACCCAAAAAATTATTGGTGGACGCGGTGGGCAATCTGCCACCAGAAATTGTCAATCGCCCCAAACGCGGTTTTGAATTGCCCTTCAAACACTGGCTGTTGGGTGAACTGCGCGAACAGGTTGAGCAGTCCTTTACCGCTCCCGGCTTCGACAGTCTCTTCCAGCCGCAAGGCGTGCAGGCGCTCTGGCAGGATTTTTTGCAAGGCCGCGTTACCTGGTCGCGCGTCTGGAGCGTATTCGTGCTCGGCGAATGGCTGCGCCGCAATCTCTGA
- a CDS encoding polysaccharide biosynthesis tyrosine autokinase produces MQEENRNNKLMTVDEAAAALDMLRRDYGYGRGGAAETEETHLRDYWRIIRRRLWVPLSVVILAVTLTTIYNLRLPSIYEGVTKIEVEREDHVVNLKDLQINVGGGDDSAYINTQLKILQSPRIAYLVVKALDLEHNGAFLPTSKDKPQSGSQTEGRLAVSNGESDEKLEMQRLIRYTDILQGNVDVRPVRDTRLVEIRYQHQDKDLARKVADTWADVFIKSDLDRRYDANKKSGEFLERSIADYRVKLREAEEKLQNYRVSHQVLDFGERQNTVTDRLNAINSLLLTAENERKTLQTAYEMSKAANDPFMLPQIQKDSLVQELIKKLGDLKQKREQLLVEFTEEWPEVKKINQEVSQVEGELRAAQQRILGSLENQYRAAVEKENQLKASFAQQRSETMQQNEGAISAKMLQQEVDTNRQMLDKLLQSQSSVEVSAAGLIKPNLRVTEYSPMPRSPVAPKRAQNILLSLLLGLMGGIGLVLFLDYINNKVESVEDIDRHLKLPALGVIPIFETNKTRKSLVDGSLTGQELVPTNGVMSGDGSVILTQVEANSSIAESYRQLRTSLLLSSAGHAPRTLLITSSQPAEGKTTTSVNTAISLAQTGAAVLIVDADLRRPRVHKIFGLKNNAGLCNYLAGDCELASLIQIAMPNLYVLPVGPLPPNPAELLGSVKMKQVVETLSANFDYVIIDSPPVSSFADSLILSALVEGVIIVIRSGFTPREMAQRTKTHLQSVGAKILGVVVNQIKLQPHDYYYYSTYYSRYYYGSGDGEKQDAAQDG; encoded by the coding sequence ATGCAAGAAGAGAATCGCAACAACAAGCTAATGACCGTTGATGAGGCGGCGGCGGCGCTGGATATGCTGCGGCGCGATTATGGCTACGGACGCGGCGGCGCGGCGGAAACCGAAGAAACGCATTTGCGCGATTACTGGCGCATTATTCGCCGCCGTTTGTGGGTGCCCCTCAGCGTCGTGATTCTGGCGGTCACGTTGACGACGATTTACAACCTGCGCCTGCCTTCGATTTATGAAGGCGTCACCAAGATCGAAGTCGAACGCGAAGACCACGTCGTCAATCTCAAAGACCTGCAAATCAATGTCGGCGGCGGCGACGATTCGGCTTACATCAACACCCAACTCAAAATCCTGCAAAGCCCGCGCATCGCCTATCTGGTCGTGAAGGCGCTTGATCTGGAACACAACGGCGCGTTCCTGCCCACGAGTAAAGACAAGCCCCAGTCCGGCTCGCAAACAGAAGGCCGCCTCGCCGTCAGCAATGGCGAGAGTGACGAAAAGCTTGAGATGCAGCGGTTGATTCGGTACACCGACATCCTGCAAGGCAATGTGGATGTGCGGCCTGTGCGCGACACGCGCCTGGTCGAGATTCGCTATCAGCATCAGGACAAAGATTTGGCGCGCAAGGTTGCCGACACCTGGGCCGATGTCTTTATCAAAAGCGACCTTGATCGTCGCTACGACGCGAACAAAAAATCGGGTGAATTCCTCGAACGCAGCATTGCCGATTACCGGGTGAAATTGCGCGAGGCTGAGGAAAAGCTGCAAAACTATCGTGTCTCGCATCAGGTGCTGGATTTTGGCGAACGGCAAAATACGGTGACGGATCGTCTGAATGCGATCAACAGCTTGCTGCTGACGGCTGAAAATGAACGGAAGACTTTGCAGACGGCTTATGAGATGAGCAAGGCCGCCAACGACCCTTTCATGCTGCCCCAAATTCAAAAAGACTCGCTCGTGCAGGAGTTGATCAAAAAGCTGGGCGATCTGAAACAGAAGCGCGAGCAATTGCTGGTGGAATTTACCGAAGAGTGGCCCGAAGTCAAAAAGATCAATCAGGAGGTCTCGCAGGTCGAAGGCGAATTGCGCGCCGCCCAGCAACGCATTCTCGGCTCGCTGGAAAATCAATACCGCGCCGCTGTGGAGAAAGAAAATCAACTCAAAGCTTCGTTTGCCCAGCAGCGTTCTGAAACCATGCAACAGAACGAAGGCGCGATTTCGGCCAAGATGTTGCAGCAGGAAGTGGACACGAACCGGCAGATGCTCGACAAATTGCTGCAAAGCCAGAGCAGCGTCGAAGTCTCAGCCGCTGGGTTGATCAAACCCAATTTGCGCGTCACGGAATATTCGCCCATGCCGCGTTCACCAGTCGCGCCCAAACGCGCGCAGAACATCCTGCTCAGCTTGTTGCTCGGTCTGATGGGCGGCATCGGGCTGGTGCTCTTCCTCGATTACATCAACAACAAGGTCGAATCGGTCGAAGACATTGACCGGCATTTGAAATTGCCGGCGCTGGGCGTCATACCCATTTTCGAGACAAACAAAACGCGCAAGTCGCTCGTTGACGGCAGCTTGACCGGCCAGGAGTTGGTACCGACAAACGGCGTCATGAGCGGCGATGGCAGCGTGATCTTGACCCAGGTCGAAGCCAATTCGTCTATCGCCGAAAGCTACCGGCAGTTGCGCACTTCGTTGCTGTTGTCGTCGGCGGGACACGCGCCGCGCACGCTGCTGATCACCAGCAGCCAGCCCGCCGAAGGCAAGACCACCACCAGCGTCAACACGGCGATTTCATTGGCCCAAACGGGCGCGGCTGTCCTGATCGTGGATGCCGATTTGCGCCGCCCGCGTGTGCACAAGATTTTCGGCCTGAAAAACAACGCCGGTCTGTGCAATTACCTGGCGGGCGATTGCGAACTGGCTTCGCTGATCCAGATTGCGATGCCCAATTTGTATGTGTTGCCGGTCGGCCCGTTGCCGCCCAATCCTGCCGAATTACTTGGCTCGGTCAAGATGAAGCAAGTCGTGGAAACGCTTTCGGCTAATTTCGATTACGTCATCATTGATTCGCCGCCCGTCTCGTCCTTTGCCGATAGTCTGATCCTCTCGGCGCTCGTCGAAGGCGTGATCATCGTCATTCGCAGCGGCTTTACCCCGCGCGAAATGGCGCAACGCACCAAAACCCATTTGCAATCGGTCGGCGCTAAAATTCTGGGCGTCGTCGTCAACCAGATCAAATTGCAACCCCACGATTATTATTACTATTCGACGTATTACAGCCGCTATTACTACGGTTCGGGCGATGGTGAAAAGCAGGACGCGGCGCAAGATGGTTAA